One Polycladomyces zharkentensis genomic region harbors:
- a CDS encoding sulfotransferase domain-containing protein, whose translation MVNSVPKSGTNLMIQLVLGIPGLRTAKFVNTQNIHELHSMLPNELPAGHVMYSENIHLFLQKLGIRQIFVYRDFRDIVVSWAHFIINKHHAHPLYHFYDRYLNRRFEDLVTHVIEGVQHPQCRYPGVYEEFRPIFPWREVPGILALRYEDLVRDQESRLHSCRKILDYLYGNSINENIKNHVIHLMMQNVKSEESWSYRRGAIGDWKTELNDRQKAVLKKQVGPLLVRWGYEKDENW comes from the coding sequence TCAACAGCGTGCCGAAGAGCGGAACCAATTTAATGATACAGTTGGTTTTGGGAATCCCGGGGCTTCGGACCGCGAAGTTTGTAAACACTCAAAACATACATGAATTGCACTCGATGTTACCGAACGAATTACCTGCCGGCCATGTCATGTACAGTGAGAACATCCATCTGTTTCTTCAGAAATTGGGAATCAGACAGATTTTCGTTTACAGGGATTTCAGAGACATCGTGGTTTCCTGGGCCCATTTCATTATTAACAAGCATCATGCACATCCGTTATATCATTTTTATGATCGATATCTGAACCGTCGGTTTGAGGACCTGGTCACACATGTGATTGAAGGCGTACAACATCCCCAATGTCGTTATCCCGGCGTTTACGAGGAGTTCCGGCCTATTTTCCCCTGGCGGGAGGTTCCCGGCATCCTTGCCCTCCGTTATGAAGATCTGGTTCGGGATCAAGAATCCCGGTTACATTCCTGCAGAAAAATTCTTGATTATTTATATGGCAATTCTATAAATGAAAATATAAAAAACCACGTTATCCATTTGATGATGCAAAATGTAAAATCAGAAGAATCTTGGTCATACCGGAGAGGGGCGATCGGTGACTGGAAAACGGAATTGAATGACCGGCAAAAGGCGGTTTTGAAAAAACAAGTGGGGCCCTTGTTGGTGAGGTGGGGATATGAGAAAGACGAAAACTGGTAG